Proteins from a genomic interval of Chionomys nivalis chromosome 7, mChiNiv1.1, whole genome shotgun sequence:
- the Gps2 gene encoding G protein pathway suppressor 2 → MPALLERPKLSNAMARALHRHIMMERERKRQEEEEVDKMMEQKMKEEQERRKKKEMEERMSLEETKEQILKLQEKLSALQEEKHQLFLQLKKVLHEEEKRRRKEQSDLTTLTSAAYQQSLTVHTGTHLLSMQGSPGGHNRPGTLMAADRAKQMFGPQVLTTRHYVGSAAAFAGTPEHGQFQGSPGGAYGTAQPPPHYGPTQPAYSPSQQLRAPSAFPAVQYLSQPQPQPYAVHGHFQPTQTGFLQPAGALSLQKQMEHANQQTTFSDSSSLRPMHPQALHPAPGLLASPQLPVQMQAAGKSGFATTSQPGPRLPFIQHSQNPRFYHK, encoded by the exons ATGCCCGCACTACTGGAGCGCCCCAAACTTTCCAACGCCATGGCCAGGGCTCTGCACCGGCACATCATGATGGAGCGGGAGCGCAAACGGCAGG aggaggaagaggtggacaAGATGATGGAACAGAAGATGaaagaagagcaggagagaagaaagaaaaaggagatggaagagagaatgtcACTAGAAGAGACCAAGGAACAA ATTTTGAAGCTGCAGGAGAAGCTCTCGGCTCTACAGGAGGAGAAGCACCAACTTTTCTTGCAGCTCAAAAAAGTTTTGCATGAGGAAGAAAAACGGAGGCGAAAGGAGCAGAG TGACCTGACCACTCTGACATCAGCTGCATACCAGCAGAGCCTGACTGTTCACACGGGAACCCACCTCCTCAGCATGCAGG GGAGCCCTGGAGGACACAATCGCCCAGGTACTCTCATGGCAGCTGATAGAGCCAAGCAGATGTTTGGACCCCAAGTGCTTACG aCCCGGCATTATGTGGGATCAGCAGCTGCTTTTGCAGGGACCCCAGAACATGGGCAATTCCAAGGCAGCCCAGGAGGAGCCTATGGAACTGCTCAGCCCCCACCTCACTATGGGCCTACACAGCCAGCCTATAGTCCTAGTCAGCAGCTCAGAG CACCGTCAGCATTCCCTGCTGTGCAGTACCTGtctcagccacagccacagccctaTGCAGTGCATGGCCACTTTCAGCCCACTCAGACAG GGTTCCTGCAGCCTGCTGGTGCCCTGTCTTTGCAAAAGCAGATGGAACATGCAAATCAGCAAACTACCTTCTCTGACTCA TCTTCTCTGCGGCCCATGCATCCCCAAGCTCTGCATCCAGCCCCTGGACTCCTGGCTTCCCCCCAGCTCCCTGTGCAGATGCAAGCAGCAGGAAAG